CAGTCGACGTCCAAGAAGCGATGCACGAGTACTACCGGGAGAAGGGGGTTCCCACGAACGTCGAACCCGTGACGACAGGCATCGAGGAGCTTCCGTTCGAGGACGCGAGTCTCGACGCCGCGTTCTCGACGATGACCTATCACGAGTTCGCGAGCGACGACGCGTTCGCGGAGATCCGTCGGGTGCTCCGGCCCGGGGGACGACTCGTCATCATTGATTGGACGGCCACGGGAACCGGCGAGAACGGCCCGCCGCTCGACGAGCGATACACCGCCGACGCGGCCGCGGACGCGCTCCGTGACCACGGGTTCGAGATCGAGCACGAGACCACCCGTCCGGAAACGTTTCTACTGGTCGCTACGATCGAGTAGCCTCACGTCGGTTTTCACAGTGCCATCGGGGTTGGGTCGTGATGTGGCCGACTCCGCCCACACCACGGGTGTATTTCGCTCCAAAGACGGATTCATCCGACACGTATCGAACGGTCGTCCGGGTTCGGCGTCGCCGGGCGACCACCGAGCACGAACCCGGTGTGTGTCGTCGGCAATACGATTCGTGGACCCGATGAAAACGCCAGAGAAATGTTTATTTGTCCCAATACCGTACAGAAAGCCAGAACCATGTTCGAGACGATCACTGCCAGAGAACTCGCTGACGCACAGGACGAAGGTGTGGACGATTTCATACTCATCGATACGCGCCCGGCGGACAGCTACGAGTCGTGGCGCGTGCCGGGTGCGGTGAACGTCCCGTTCGGGCCGGCGGAGACGCTGGGGACGGACCAGCGCGAGACGATCAGTTCGTTGGCGGACGACAAGCGGATCGTCACGATCTGCGGGAAGGGGGCGACGTCGACGACCCTCGCCGCCGAACTCGACGCCGACGGGTTCGAGGACGTCGCGGTCGTGACAGGGGGAATGCGCGAGTGGAACTCGCTGTATGAGA
The genomic region above belongs to Halococcus salifodinae DSM 8989 and contains:
- a CDS encoding class I SAM-dependent methyltransferase, with the protein product MGYHTFDADNADKLEETAWRYRFLSAEELLWAISPSPEHVVADLGSGTGFYTDDVASHASEVYAVDVQEAMHEYYREKGVPTNVEPVTTGIEELPFEDASLDAAFSTMTYHEFASDDAFAEIRRVLRPGGRLVIIDWTATGTGENGPPLDERYTADAAADALRDHGFEIEHETTRPETFLLVATIE